In the Phaseolus vulgaris cultivar G19833 chromosome 7, P. vulgaris v2.0, whole genome shotgun sequence genome, one interval contains:
- the LOC137830422 gene encoding uncharacterized protein, translating into MDLSDTPEALILTSLQDEKEPLKDDSAIGSNAYKDVTKDKTFDLQSVSSYSSGEGLPYAPDGWPNAGDVWGWKVAGRRSKGGYFTDRSLIPPASLQKGTRKLEFRSKADIKRYLHSNFPNMTLEAFFALFSWMIPSAEETPTKVEDDDTGSQRKSRRKSVGRPRKSSALVPVRPCVTPDQVAKFDAYLDNLDDMLDMPHTETTASDHATCASALDAESIECCKKKLSSLLALDFPSLVSSNDVAEVAILASQIREDPNLTVDQLFKLKLVEQVPLAGEAFLEAKESIEEADKRMADLQAKKLEIPTLKKEYNELKEKLSEREAEMDISTLSIKEIDDQIRQLQLKRNRISSALETMQKDKDKLTSELSNVANSISTIVNEIQSGLSQKSKWDLKKANNVRRVAEIQEKFVTLRGLTF; encoded by the exons TCTTCAGGATGAAAAGGAACCCTTGAAGGATGACTCTGCAATTGGCAGCAATGCTTATAAGGATGTGACAAAGGATAAAACCTTTGATCTTCAATCTGTGTCATCTTACTCTTCTGGCGAAGGTTTGCCATATGCACCTGATGGGTGGCCAAATGCTGGTGATGTATGGGGCTGGAAAGTGGCGGGAAGGAGGTCCAAGGGTGGATATTTTACTGACAGATCCCTTATCCCTCCAGCATCTCTTCAGAAGGGTACTCGCAAGCTAGAGTTTCGGAGCAAGGCTGATATTAAGAGATATCTTCATTCAAATTTTCCTAACATGACACTTGAAGCATTCTTTGCTTTATTTAGCTGGATGATTCCCTCAGCTGAGGAAACCCCCACAAAAG TAGAAGATGATGATACTGGCTCCCAGAGAAAGTCAAGACGGAAAAGTGTCGGTCGCCCGAGGAAATCCTCCGCCCTAGTTCCTGTCAGGCCCTGTGTAACACCTGATCAAGTTGCAAAATTTGATGCTTATCTTGATAACTTGGATGACATGCTTGATATGCCTCATACTGAGACGACAGCATCGGATCACGCTACTTGTGCTAGTGCGTTGGATGCTGAATCGATAGAGTGTTGCAAGAAGAAGCTTTCCTCCCTTCTTGCTCTAGATTTCCCTTCATTGGTCTCAAGCAATGATGTTGCAGAAGTTGCAATACTTGCATCCCAAATTCGTGAAGATCCCAATCTCACTGTTGATCAACTGTTTAAGTTAAAATTGGTGGAACAAGTTCCCTTAGCCGGTGAGGCCTTCCTTGAGGCCAAGGAGAGCATTGAAGAGGCAGACAAACGCATGGCTGACCTTCAGGCAAAGAAACTCGAAATTCCAACTCTGAAAAAAGAGTACAACGAATTGAAGGAAAAACTGTCTGAGAGAGAAGCTGAAATGGACATAAGTACTTTATCTATCAAAGAAATTGATGATCAAATTCGGCAACTTCAATTGAAAAGGAACCGAATATCTAGTGCCCTTGAAACCATGCAGAAGGATAAAGATAAGCTCACTTCTGAGCTATCAAACGTTGCCAACTCAATTTCAACCATTGTTAATGAGATTCAGTCGGGTTTATCACAGAAATCAAAATGGGATCTGAAGAAAGCCAACAATGTCCGACGTGTAGCTGAGATACAAGAAAAGTTCGTGACTTTAAGAGGGTTAACGTTTTAA